The following coding sequences lie in one Pseudomonas monsensis genomic window:
- a CDS encoding EAL domain-containing protein, which produces MNLPPARVNRRVLIVDDSPAIHGDFAKILCPAIAVDNGLGATENLLFGTPSTAQTPSFELDSAFQGREALDKLEAALAQNRPYAMAFIDMRMPPGWDGLETIERLWQIDPKLQVALCTAYSDYSWEDIDQRLALNDRLLILKKPFDAIEIRQMASALTVKWQMTEDAELKLSRLEQAVQERTRELSDANMIVQNSPTILYRLRGDPSFALMYISHNITRYGHVAADLVGSASWAQTLIHPDDQASVDAAMARVLDRHASGASIEFRLRTGQGTWRWVENRYIPVRDHDGRLLEVEGIILDITERRLVEEKLALLARSDGLTGLANRATLIERLHQAFAAARRGAAPFAVFYLDLDHFKRINDTLGHPVGDLLLQEVARRIRTGVRENDVVARLGGDEFAILQMDVSDPTRSAAMAANLRDKLLTPYHLAGNALHISVSIGISSYSASSLDADSLLSQADMALYRAKEMGRNQYHFHSEAISLEVAERMALVGELMTALEGDELQLHYAPEMDLHSGRILGMEAQVLWQHPRLGLLPASAFVPTAERTGAIIPLGRWVLDRACRQMQQWRDEGVAPPVMAIKLSLAQLKSGPELIYDVLRTTARWELAPWDLRFDVTEATLAQTKWTHNDVLPRLRELGVTIAIDDFGTEYSSFDYLKTYRVNHLKLAQSFIDSATQDAAGANALRAIVNFARDLDIGIIAEGQPSADQPVVPPVAPLPSAQGLYFSAAVSPEQAGRLLRDDRQLAPPAQEDEA; this is translated from the coding sequence ATGAACCTGCCACCGGCCCGGGTCAATCGTCGCGTGCTCATCGTCGATGACAGCCCGGCGATTCATGGCGACTTCGCCAAGATCCTCTGCCCCGCGATCGCCGTGGACAACGGTCTGGGCGCCACCGAAAACCTGCTGTTTGGCACGCCGTCCACGGCGCAGACCCCGTCATTCGAACTGGATTCGGCGTTTCAGGGCCGCGAAGCGCTGGACAAACTCGAAGCCGCGCTGGCGCAAAACCGCCCCTATGCGATGGCCTTCATCGACATGCGCATGCCGCCAGGCTGGGATGGCCTGGAAACCATCGAACGCCTGTGGCAAATCGACCCCAAGTTGCAGGTCGCGCTGTGCACCGCGTATTCCGACTACTCCTGGGAAGACATCGACCAGCGCCTGGCACTGAACGACCGCCTGCTGATTCTGAAAAAGCCTTTCGACGCCATCGAGATCCGCCAGATGGCCAGCGCCCTCACGGTCAAATGGCAAATGACCGAAGACGCCGAACTGAAACTGAGCCGGCTGGAACAGGCGGTTCAGGAGCGCACCCGGGAACTGTCCGACGCCAACATGATTGTGCAGAACAGCCCGACCATTCTGTACCGGTTGCGCGGCGACCCGTCATTCGCGCTGATGTACATCTCCCACAACATCACCCGGTACGGCCATGTCGCGGCCGATCTGGTGGGCTCGGCGAGCTGGGCCCAGACACTGATTCACCCGGATGATCAGGCCAGTGTCGATGCCGCCATGGCCCGGGTGCTGGATCGCCACGCCTCGGGGGCGTCGATCGAGTTTCGTCTGCGCACCGGCCAGGGCACCTGGCGCTGGGTGGAAAACCGCTACATCCCGGTGCGCGATCACGACGGTCGCCTGCTGGAAGTCGAAGGCATTATTCTGGACATCACCGAGCGCCGACTGGTCGAGGAAAAACTGGCCCTGCTGGCCCGCTCCGACGGCCTGACCGGACTGGCCAACCGCGCCACGCTGATCGAACGCCTGCATCAGGCCTTTGCCGCCGCGCGTCGCGGTGCTGCGCCGTTCGCCGTGTTTTATCTGGACCTGGATCACTTCAAACGTATCAATGACACCCTCGGGCATCCGGTCGGTGATCTGCTGTTGCAGGAAGTCGCCCGGCGCATCAGGACCGGTGTGCGCGAAAACGATGTGGTAGCGCGCCTGGGAGGGGATGAGTTCGCGATCCTGCAAATGGATGTCAGCGACCCGACCCGGTCCGCCGCCATGGCGGCCAATCTGCGTGACAAGCTGCTGACGCCCTACCACCTGGCCGGCAATGCCCTGCACATTTCGGTGAGCATCGGCATCAGCAGCTACAGCGCCAGCAGCCTCGACGCCGACAGCCTGTTGAGCCAGGCCGACATGGCGCTGTACCGCGCCAAGGAAATGGGCCGCAACCAATATCACTTCCACTCCGAGGCGATTTCCCTGGAAGTTGCCGAGCGCATGGCCCTGGTCGGTGAATTGATGACCGCCCTGGAGGGCGATGAGTTGCAACTGCATTACGCGCCGGAGATGGACCTGCACAGCGGCAGGATTCTCGGCATGGAAGCGCAAGTCCTGTGGCAGCATCCGCGCCTCGGCCTGCTGCCGGCCAGCGCTTTCGTGCCGACAGCGGAGCGCACCGGCGCCATCATTCCCCTCGGGCGCTGGGTGCTGGACCGCGCCTGCCGGCAGATGCAGCAATGGCGCGACGAAGGCGTGGCGCCGCCGGTCATGGCGATCAAGCTCTCGCTGGCGCAACTCAAAAGCGGCCCCGAACTGATCTACGACGTGCTGCGCACCACCGCACGCTGGGAGCTGGCACCCTGGGATCTGCGCTTCGATGTCACCGAGGCGACACTGGCCCAGACCAAGTGGACGCACAACGATGTCCTGCCGCGCCTGCGTGAGTTGGGCGTAACCATCGCCATCGACGATTTCGGCACCGAATACTCCTCGTTCGATTACCTGAAGACCTACCGGGTCAACCACCTCAAACTCGCCCAGAGTTTCATCGACAGTGCCACTCAGGATGCAGCAGGCGCCAACGCCCTGCGCGCCATCGTCAATTTCGCCCGGGACCTGGACATCGGCATCATTGCCGAAGGTCAGCCGTCGGCGGATCAGCCTGTGGTGCCCCCCGTCGCCCCGCTGCCCAGCGCTCAGGGCCTGTATTTCAGCGCCGCGGTCAGCCCCGAGCAGGCGGGCCGCCTGCTCAGGGACGACCGCCAGCTAGCCCCGCCCGCGCAGGAGGACGAAGCATGA
- a CDS encoding putative bifunctional diguanylate cyclase/phosphodiesterase, which produces MKTASAHTNRRILIIDDTPAIHDDFRKILAPQAQDATDLNQLEQALFGTRPSPHLTFQLDSAYQGQEALALVRRALIDGSPYALAFIDMRMPPGWDGLETIEQLWRVDPNLQIALCTAYSDYSWEAMAERLEFGDQLLILKKPFDSLEIRQMANALTWKWQLAQDAALKMLGLERTIEARVHELLKVSHLLQYDSLTGLPNSTLLGDRLSQALAVSRRHDKQLVVMFLGLDRFKRINNALGHPAGDEMLKRVGQQLLLCVRESDSVFRYGSDEFVVILSDINHPQQTHAVAEKVLAAVRVPQMIAGHDVSVTASLGISVYPEDGPDAIELIKKAETAMRNVKETGPNDIGFFIEAMNLRAREQHSIESGIRRALQQQEFVLHYQPKVDLRSARVVGAEALVRWQKPGHGWVYPADFIPVAEDSGLIVPLSKWVLAEACRQTRAWQVAGLPPIRVSVNTSPIDFRQRDFVEGVEQVLAQTGLGPEWLELEITEGVLMQNIDATMTALARLKALGTRLAIDDFGTGYSSLSYLRRFPIDVLKIDQSFIRGLSDNHNDAALVSAIISLGKTLGLNVIAEGIETAGQLAFLKAHHCEEGQGYFFSKALPADAFARLLAGTDPMPWTIS; this is translated from the coding sequence ATGAAGACAGCCTCGGCGCACACCAACCGGCGCATTCTGATCATCGACGACACCCCGGCGATTCACGACGACTTCCGCAAGATCCTTGCCCCGCAGGCGCAGGACGCGACCGATCTGAATCAGCTCGAGCAAGCGCTGTTCGGCACCCGCCCGTCGCCGCACCTGACCTTCCAGCTCGACTCCGCCTATCAGGGGCAGGAAGCGCTGGCCCTGGTCCGGCGCGCACTGATCGACGGCAGCCCCTACGCCCTGGCGTTCATCGACATGCGCATGCCGCCCGGCTGGGATGGCCTGGAAACCATCGAGCAGTTGTGGCGCGTCGATCCGAACCTGCAAATTGCCTTGTGCACTGCCTACAGCGACTACAGCTGGGAAGCGATGGCTGAACGGCTGGAGTTCGGCGACCAGTTGCTGATCCTGAAAAAGCCGTTCGACAGCCTGGAAATCCGCCAGATGGCCAACGCCCTGACATGGAAATGGCAACTGGCCCAGGACGCAGCCCTGAAGATGCTCGGCCTCGAACGCACCATCGAGGCGCGAGTGCATGAACTGCTGAAGGTCTCGCATCTGTTGCAATACGACAGCCTCACAGGCCTGCCCAACAGCACCCTGCTCGGTGATCGCCTGAGCCAGGCGCTGGCGGTCAGCCGGCGCCATGACAAACAGCTGGTGGTGATGTTTCTCGGCCTCGACCGCTTCAAGCGCATCAACAATGCCCTGGGTCATCCGGCAGGCGACGAAATGCTCAAGCGGGTCGGCCAGCAACTGTTGCTGTGCGTGCGCGAATCGGACTCGGTATTTCGTTACGGTTCCGACGAGTTCGTGGTGATCCTCAGTGACATCAACCACCCTCAGCAGACCCACGCCGTCGCCGAAAAAGTGCTGGCCGCCGTCCGCGTGCCGCAGATGATTGCCGGCCATGACGTCAGCGTCACCGCCAGCCTGGGCATCAGTGTCTATCCCGAGGACGGACCGGACGCCATCGAGCTGATCAAGAAGGCCGAAACCGCAATGCGCAACGTCAAGGAAACCGGCCCCAACGACATCGGTTTCTTCATCGAAGCCATGAACCTGCGCGCGCGCGAACAACACAGCATCGAGTCGGGCATTCGCCGGGCGTTGCAACAGCAGGAATTCGTCCTGCACTACCAGCCGAAAGTCGATTTGCGCAGTGCCCGGGTGGTCGGGGCCGAGGCGTTGGTGCGCTGGCAGAAACCAGGTCATGGCTGGGTCTATCCGGCAGACTTCATCCCGGTGGCCGAGGACAGCGGACTGATCGTGCCGCTGAGCAAATGGGTGCTGGCCGAAGCCTGTCGGCAGACCCGGGCGTGGCAAGTCGCGGGCCTGCCGCCGATCCGCGTGTCGGTCAACACCTCGCCCATCGACTTCCGCCAGCGTGACTTCGTCGAAGGCGTCGAGCAGGTGCTGGCGCAGACTGGCCTGGGCCCTGAATGGCTGGAGCTGGAAATCACCGAAGGCGTGCTGATGCAGAACATCGACGCGACGATGACAGCGCTGGCGCGATTGAAAGCGCTGGGCACGCGGCTGGCCATTGATGACTTCGGCACGGGCTATTCGAGCCTGAGTTACCTGCGCCGGTTTCCGATTGATGTGCTGAAGATCGACCAATCGTTCATTCGCGGCCTGAGCGACAACCACAACGACGCCGCCCTCGTCAGCGCCATCATCAGTCTGGGCAAGACGCTGGGGCTGAATGTCATCGCCGAAGGCATAGAGACCGCCGGGCAACTGGCCTTTCTCAAGGCGCATCACTGCGAGGAAGGCCAAGGTTACTTTTTCAGCAAAGCCCTGCCGGCCGACGCGTTTGCGCGCTTGCTGGCCGGCACCGACCCCATGCCGTGGACGATTTCATGA
- a CDS encoding cytochrome-c peroxidase: MSILQHALALLLCGFCAGIGAEPLDEPLKPLPGVPQQDARRVELGRRLFHEPRLSINNTLSCASCHQLDKNGADNRALSLGFDGQPVAVNTPTVFNAALNFRQFWDGRVETLEEQSNVVITSPHEMGSDWSTVLERIANDPDYRRDFATTYPDGVTKANVQQALASFERTLLTPDSRFDQYLLGNTDILTLEEKYGYQRFKEYGCIACHQGVNIGGNMFQKFGVFGDYIADRGHPSVADQGRFNVTADEADRAVFKVPSLRNVATTAPYFHDGSAPTLEQAVDVMFQYQLGRMPSEEDKRLIILFLKTLTGQWAGKP, encoded by the coding sequence ATGAGTATTCTTCAACACGCCCTGGCGTTGCTGCTGTGCGGATTCTGCGCCGGGATCGGTGCCGAGCCGCTGGACGAGCCGCTCAAACCGTTGCCCGGCGTACCGCAGCAGGATGCCCGGCGCGTGGAGCTCGGTCGGCGGTTGTTCCACGAGCCACGGTTGTCGATCAACAACACGTTGTCCTGCGCCAGTTGCCATCAGCTGGACAAGAACGGGGCCGACAACCGTGCCCTGTCACTGGGCTTCGACGGCCAACCAGTGGCCGTCAACACGCCGACCGTGTTCAACGCCGCCCTCAACTTCCGCCAGTTCTGGGATGGCCGTGTCGAAACCCTGGAGGAACAAAGCAACGTCGTCATCACCAGCCCGCATGAAATGGGCAGCGACTGGAGCACCGTCCTCGAGCGGATCGCCAACGACCCCGACTACCGCCGCGATTTCGCCACCACCTACCCGGACGGCGTGACCAAGGCCAATGTCCAGCAGGCACTGGCCAGTTTCGAACGCACCTTGCTCACGCCCGACTCGCGTTTCGATCAATACCTGCTGGGCAATACCGACATCCTCACCCTTGAGGAAAAGTACGGTTACCAGCGCTTCAAGGAATACGGCTGCATCGCCTGCCATCAGGGGGTGAACATCGGCGGCAACATGTTCCAGAAATTCGGCGTGTTCGGCGATTACATTGCCGATCGCGGCCACCCGTCCGTGGCCGATCAGGGCCGCTTCAACGTCACCGCCGACGAAGCGGATCGGGCCGTGTTCAAGGTGCCGAGCCTGCGCAATGTCGCGACCACCGCACCGTACTTTCACGACGGTTCGGCGCCCACCCTCGAGCAGGCGGTGGACGTGATGTTCCAGTACCAGTTGGGGCGCATGCCGAGCGAAGAAGACAAGCGGCTGATCATTCTGTTTCTCAAAACCCTCACCGGCCAATGGGCAGGCAAGCCATGA
- a CDS encoding DAHL domain-containing protein, giving the protein MINVSRRRSLLLLTLVVLVLASVLLFLYFKSSSDQTMTYTESRDLIRQIKQQNSQWENEILKARVALTHNYDPLVSPMNEMNRLWERFDAIESGHGRNNSAQWNDAYQGFLQAMQEKTRLVEQFKSHNALLRNSLAFLPTAEDDIQEQLANLSDLDKLQLQNITTDTYDLLLSALEFAQVTSVERAADIEVGLNKLKINAQRLPPAFDAPIKIMSSHISLIAREQPVVNQLLESIENIPVADRLDTLTTMLDRDQQRADRIDRQYHFYLLLFSVLLMLSLVWLGIRLIGSFAEINRVNSALQTANDALEQRVEERTRELRDAQSELLDAARQAGMAEIATNVLHNVGNVLNSVNISSDLITRKLRNSKTQGLGKAMQLINEHPDDLGAFFSEDAKGKLLPGYLNQLVVAIAQEQQEMLDELNQMNKSVDHIKDIVATQQSYAGANSMTEPLFINELLEDALRMNAGALTRHHVTVVREYADVPQVMGDKHRLLLILINLISNAKYAMSDLSNRPRTMTLAVRIVDDNFLEISVKDDGEGIAPENMTRIFAHGFTTRKEGHGFGLHSCALAAIEMNGHLTAHSDGPGTGALFTLQIPLISVTENA; this is encoded by the coding sequence ATGATCAACGTCTCCCGGCGACGCAGTCTGCTGTTGCTCACACTGGTCGTGCTGGTACTGGCCTCGGTCCTGCTGTTTCTGTATTTCAAGTCCAGCTCCGACCAGACCATGACCTACACCGAATCGCGGGACCTGATCCGGCAGATCAAACAGCAGAATTCGCAGTGGGAAAACGAGATCCTCAAGGCCAGGGTGGCGCTGACACACAACTACGACCCGCTGGTGTCGCCGATGAACGAGATGAACCGGCTCTGGGAGCGCTTCGACGCGATTGAGTCCGGGCACGGTCGCAACAACTCGGCGCAATGGAACGACGCTTACCAGGGTTTCCTGCAGGCGATGCAGGAAAAGACCCGTCTGGTTGAACAGTTCAAATCGCACAACGCGCTGTTGCGCAATTCCCTGGCCTTTTTGCCCACTGCCGAAGACGACATTCAGGAGCAATTGGCCAACCTGTCGGACCTGGATAAATTACAACTGCAGAACATCACCACCGACACCTACGACCTGCTGCTCAGTGCCCTGGAGTTCGCCCAGGTCACCTCCGTCGAACGGGCCGCCGACATCGAGGTCGGTCTGAACAAACTGAAGATCAATGCGCAGCGCCTGCCGCCGGCGTTTGACGCCCCGATCAAAATCATGAGCAGCCACATCAGCCTGATCGCTCGCGAGCAGCCCGTGGTCAATCAGTTGCTCGAGAGCATCGAAAACATTCCCGTGGCCGACCGCCTCGACACCCTGACCACCATGCTCGATCGCGACCAGCAGCGCGCCGACCGGATCGACCGGCAATACCATTTCTACCTGCTGCTGTTTTCGGTGCTGTTGATGTTGTCACTGGTGTGGCTGGGCATCCGCCTGATCGGCAGCTTCGCCGAGATCAACCGGGTCAACAGTGCCCTGCAAACGGCCAACGATGCCTTGGAGCAACGGGTCGAGGAGCGCACCCGCGAACTCAGGGACGCCCAGAGCGAACTGCTCGACGCGGCACGTCAGGCCGGCATGGCGGAAATCGCCACCAATGTGTTGCACAACGTCGGCAACGTGCTCAACAGCGTGAACATCTCCAGCGACCTGATCACGCGCAAGCTGCGCAACAGCAAGACCCAGGGCCTGGGCAAGGCCATGCAACTGATCAACGAGCACCCGGATGACCTCGGCGCCTTTTTCAGTGAAGACGCCAAGGGCAAATTACTCCCCGGCTACCTCAATCAACTGGTGGTCGCGATTGCCCAGGAACAGCAGGAAATGCTCGACGAACTGAACCAGATGAACAAAAGCGTCGACCACATCAAGGACATCGTCGCCACCCAGCAATCCTATGCAGGGGCCAACAGCATGACCGAGCCGCTGTTTATCAACGAACTGCTCGAAGACGCCCTGCGCATGAACGCCGGAGCCCTGACCCGACACCATGTCACGGTGGTCAGGGAATACGCTGATGTGCCCCAGGTGATGGGCGACAAACACCGCTTGCTGCTGATCCTGATCAACCTCATCAGCAACGCCAAATACGCCATGTCCGACCTCAGCAACCGCCCCCGCACCATGACCCTGGCGGTCAGGATCGTCGATGACAACTTCCTCGAAATCAGCGTCAAGGACGATGGCGAAGGCATCGCGCCGGAAAACATGACGCGGATCTTTGCCCACGGTTTCACCACCCGCAAGGAAGGCCACGGCTTCGGCCTGCACAGCTGTGCCCTGGCGGCCATCGAGATGAACGGCCACCTCACCGCCCACAGCGACGGACCGGGCACGGGGGCGTTGTTCACCTTGCAGATTCCCCTGATCAGCGTCACGGAGAACGCATGA
- a CDS encoding ATP-binding protein has product MSELANRRILLIDDMPSIHEDFRKILAPPAVQSVELDEMEAALFGAQLRAERPPFELDSAYGGEEGLGKLVQALREQRPYALAFVDMRMPDGWDGAKTIEHLWQEDPQLQVVVCTAYSDYSWDELLERLHAHDRLLILKKPFDNIEVQQMANTLLTKWQMTEKASLQMHHLEHLVDQRTAQLREASEELRREIDERKQLEGQLVQSEKLASLGQLAAGVAHEINNPIGFISSNLGTLDGYFKQLLSMLDAYQTLGGPLDKESAARLEQLRTDVELDFLLEDIPVLIRESKEGIGRVGQIVKDLKDFSRVDTNQQWQWANLQQGIESTLNIVASELKYKADVVKEYQTLPDIECLPSQINQVIMNLVVNAAQAMGPERGTITLRTGQQQDLAWVEVADTGSGIAPDTLQKIFDPFFTTKPVGQGTGLGLSLSYGIVKKHGGEISVRSELGVGTTFRVELPMRQNRPAA; this is encoded by the coding sequence ATGAGCGAGCTGGCCAACCGGCGCATTCTGCTGATCGACGACATGCCGTCGATTCATGAAGACTTTCGCAAGATACTCGCGCCGCCGGCGGTGCAGTCAGTGGAGCTGGACGAGATGGAAGCGGCCCTGTTTGGCGCTCAGCTTCGTGCCGAACGGCCGCCGTTCGAGCTGGACTCGGCCTATGGCGGCGAGGAAGGTCTGGGCAAGCTGGTGCAGGCCTTGCGCGAACAACGCCCCTACGCGCTGGCCTTCGTCGACATGCGCATGCCCGATGGCTGGGACGGCGCGAAAACCATCGAACATCTGTGGCAAGAAGATCCGCAGCTGCAAGTGGTGGTGTGTACCGCGTACTCGGATTACTCCTGGGACGAATTGCTGGAGCGGCTGCACGCCCACGATCGCCTGCTGATCCTGAAAAAACCGTTCGATAACATCGAAGTCCAGCAGATGGCCAACACCCTGCTGACCAAATGGCAGATGACGGAAAAGGCTTCGCTGCAAATGCATCATCTGGAACACCTGGTCGATCAGCGCACCGCCCAGCTCAGAGAGGCCAGCGAAGAGCTGCGCCGGGAAATCGACGAGCGCAAGCAACTGGAAGGGCAACTGGTGCAGTCGGAGAAACTGGCGTCACTGGGGCAACTGGCGGCGGGCGTGGCCCATGAAATCAACAACCCGATCGGTTTCATTTCCTCCAACCTCGGCACCCTCGACGGTTACTTCAAGCAATTGCTGAGCATGCTCGACGCCTACCAGACGCTCGGGGGGCCTCTGGACAAAGAATCCGCGGCGCGCCTGGAACAATTGCGCACAGACGTCGAACTGGATTTTCTCCTTGAGGACATTCCCGTGCTGATTCGCGAGTCCAAGGAAGGCATCGGCCGGGTCGGCCAGATCGTCAAAGACCTGAAGGATTTCTCCCGGGTCGACACCAATCAGCAATGGCAGTGGGCGAATCTGCAGCAGGGCATTGAATCGACCCTGAACATCGTCGCCAGCGAACTGAAATACAAGGCCGACGTGGTCAAGGAATATCAGACACTGCCGGACATCGAATGCCTGCCCTCGCAAATCAATCAAGTGATCATGAACCTGGTGGTCAACGCGGCGCAGGCGATGGGGCCGGAGCGCGGCACCATCACCTTGCGCACCGGCCAGCAGCAAGACCTTGCCTGGGTTGAAGTGGCCGATACCGGCTCGGGGATTGCCCCGGACACCCTGCAGAAAATCTTCGACCCGTTCTTCACCACCAAACCGGTGGGCCAGGGGACAGGGCTGGGTCTGTCCCTGTCCTACGGCATCGTGAAAAAACACGGCGGCGAGATTTCCGTGCGCAGCGAATTGGGCGTCGGCACGACCTTTCGCGTCGAACTGCCCATGCGCCAGAACCGCCCCGCCGCTTGA
- a CDS encoding carbon-nitrogen hydrolase family protein, with the protein MKVELAQLAGRDNDTAYNLERALAVIAACAADTQLIVFPETHLMGFPSADTVAQIAEPVAGPTISAVLVAARERNVAVVIGMAEHDNGHFYNTTLLLTPEGIALKYRKTHLWASDRGVFEAGDRYATCEWNGVRVGLLICYDIEFPESARALAQLGAELLIVTNGNMDPYAPTHRTAIMARAQENQAFALMVNRVEAGDDGLMFAGGSALVDPLGTMLFEAGREAGTFSVELDVAQLEIARKDYRYLDDQRLKLPGEVVERSDGVRQLLIPHR; encoded by the coding sequence ATGAAAGTCGAACTCGCCCAACTGGCGGGCCGTGACAACGACACGGCATACAACCTCGAACGTGCCCTCGCGGTGATCGCCGCGTGCGCCGCCGATACGCAACTGATCGTCTTCCCGGAAACCCACCTGATGGGCTTCCCGAGCGCTGACACCGTGGCGCAAATCGCCGAGCCGGTGGCCGGCCCGACCATCAGCGCCGTGCTGGTCGCCGCCCGCGAACGCAATGTTGCGGTGGTGATCGGCATGGCCGAGCACGACAACGGGCACTTCTACAACACCACGCTGCTGCTCACCCCCGAAGGCATCGCCCTGAAATACCGCAAGACCCACCTGTGGGCCTCCGATCGCGGCGTGTTCGAGGCGGGCGATCGTTATGCCACGTGCGAGTGGAATGGCGTACGTGTCGGCCTGCTGATCTGCTACGACATCGAGTTCCCCGAGTCCGCCCGTGCGCTGGCGCAACTCGGCGCCGAGTTGCTGATCGTGACCAACGGCAACATGGACCCGTATGCCCCGACTCACCGCACCGCCATCATGGCGCGCGCCCAGGAGAATCAGGCGTTCGCGCTGATGGTCAACCGGGTCGAGGCCGGCGATGACGGTTTGATGTTTGCCGGCGGCAGTGCGTTGGTCGATCCGCTGGGGACAATGCTGTTCGAAGCGGGGCGTGAAGCCGGGACGTTCAGCGTTGAACTGGATGTCGCGCAACTGGAGATTGCGCGCAAGGATTACCGCTATCTGGATGATCAGCGCTTGAAGCTGCCGGGGGAGGTGGTGGAGCGGAGCGATGGTGTTCGCCAATTGTTGATTCCACACCGCTAA
- a CDS encoding helix-turn-helix transcriptional regulator, with amino-acid sequence MSVSFDDITWHRAVGQLIDALDKPNFWAQLVRLLDQYVAFDSWVALLFSADRHPQVFAECPGEDGSPDQLFQDYLRGLYRLDPFYIACREQSRSGLYRLSEVAPEHFELTEYYQRYFRLNVVADEIQFNCQLEGERTLCLSLGSEKRFTGEQIALLSLIQPWVLGLLRQRLPYEINATVALAVTPAPVDWRVQLEASVQQLKGAQLTGRELDVGRLMLSGCSSKEIARKLEISVETVKVHKKHMYSKLGIKSQSELFSIFLQAQNA; translated from the coding sequence ATGTCCGTTTCGTTTGATGACATCACCTGGCACCGCGCCGTCGGGCAATTGATCGACGCGCTCGACAAGCCGAATTTCTGGGCGCAACTGGTGCGTCTGCTCGACCAGTACGTGGCGTTCGATAGCTGGGTCGCGCTGCTGTTCAGCGCCGACCGGCACCCGCAGGTCTTCGCCGAATGCCCCGGCGAAGACGGCAGTCCCGATCAGTTGTTTCAGGATTACCTGCGCGGTCTGTACCGGCTCGACCCGTTCTACATCGCCTGTCGCGAACAATCGCGCAGCGGGCTGTATCGCCTGTCCGAGGTGGCGCCGGAGCATTTTGAACTGACCGAGTATTACCAGCGATACTTTCGTCTGAATGTGGTCGCCGACGAAATCCAGTTCAATTGCCAGCTCGAAGGCGAACGCACGCTGTGCCTGTCACTGGGCAGTGAAAAACGTTTCACTGGCGAGCAGATCGCTTTGCTGTCATTGATCCAGCCTTGGGTATTGGGCCTGTTGCGCCAGCGCCTGCCTTACGAAATCAACGCAACCGTGGCCCTCGCTGTAACACCTGCACCGGTCGACTGGCGAGTGCAACTGGAGGCCTCGGTGCAACAACTCAAAGGCGCGCAACTGACTGGCCGGGAACTGGACGTGGGGCGTTTGATGCTCAGCGGTTGCTCCAGTAAAGAAATCGCCCGTAAGCTGGAAATCTCTGTAGAAACCGTGAAAGTCCATAAGAAACACATGTACAGCAAGCTGGGGATCAAATCCCAGTCGGAGCTGTTTTCGATTTTTCTCCAGGCGCAAAACGCCTGA